A section of the Pectinophora gossypiella unplaced genomic scaffold, ilPecGoss1.1 Pgos_39, whole genome shotgun sequence genome encodes:
- the LOC126381176 gene encoding uncharacterized protein LOC126381176, giving the protein MGIEKIRTTPYHPQSNGIVERWHRSMKAAIVARLTPNSNWIIELPTVLLGLRAATRSDTGVSAAELTYGCTLRLPGEFFTPPSATPTIMDYAYVEDLRRAINSLRPIPTEPHNNSRAVFVHPHLQTCESVFMRVDAVRKPLTTPYEGPYRVLSRTDKFFTLQLPNRQATVSIDRLKPAYILNEDEPTEDTTTPASPEKNAHHTSPPPSNRPTSSTEEKKTQSGRIVKRPVRFA; this is encoded by the coding sequence ATGGGAATAGAGAAAATTCGCACTACGCCCTATCACCCGCAATCGAACGGAATCGTCGAACGATGGCACCGATCCATGAAGGCAGCTATAGTAGCTCGATTAACTCCTAACTCTAACTGGATTATCGAGTTACCTACCGTGCTACTCGGACTACGCGCAGCCACACGAAGCGACACCGGTGTAAGCGCCGCCGAGCTAACATACGGCTGCACACTCCGCTTACCCGGTGAATTTTTCACTCCGCCGTCAGCCACGCCTACCATTATGGATTACGCCTACGTAGAAGACCTACGCCGAGCAATCAACAGCCTACGACCAATACCTACAGAGCCACATAACAACAGCAGAGCAGTTTTCGTCCATCCGCACCTACAAACTTGCGAGAGCGTATTCATGAGAGTAGATGCCGTAAGGAAACCTCTAACAACGCCGTATGAAGGTCCTTATCGTGTACTATCGCGCACGGATAAGTTTTTCACACTCCAGTTGCCAAATCGACAAGCAACAGTGTCGATAGACCGCCTGAAACCGGCCTACATTCTCAATGAAGACGAACCGACCGAAGATACGACTACACCTGCATCGCCTGAGAAGAACGCTCATCATACCAGTCCTCCACCATCGAATCGACCTACATCGAGCACAGAAGAGAAGAAGACGCAGTCTGGCCGCATTGTCAAGAGGCCGGTACGCTTCGCTTGA